Part of the Clostridia bacterium genome, AACATCGTGATTAGACTCAAAAAACAGAAAATCTCTTCCTTTAAATTCCTGTAAAAGTTCATCACTCATATAACCTATATCAGTTGCATATGACGCACTTTTATTTCCCAAATAAAAATTAAAACCAATAGAAAACTTTGTATCATGAGGAGTTTTAAAAGCAGAGGCATCAATATTTCCTATTGAGAATTCCTGCTTGTCAGGGATAATAATTCTTCTGTATTTAGGCATATTTATCCCTTTATCAAAAATTTCTTCGTGAGTGCCATATGATGTGTAGATGGGAACTTCGGTATTGTTTATAATCATCGGCAGTGCGTTTATATGGTCTGAATGAGAGTGGGTTATAAATAAGGCGTCAATATCTGAAATATTCATATCCACTTTTGATAATTGGTCTTTTATCTGTTTAAAAGAGCCACCGCAGTCTACTAGAATATTAGTGTTCTTATATTTTAATAATGAAGCGTTTTTACTGCTGCCTGAGTATAAAGAAACAAAACTAACCATTATATAGAAACTCTCCTGATTGTTCCACCGAGTGCTTCTATTTTTTCTACTACTCTTTCATAGCCTCTGTCGATATGATATATTTCACTTATTTCGGTAGTACCTTCGGCAGAAAGACCTGCAATAAGCATTGCAGCACCTGCTCTTAAATCAGTAGCAAGAACAGGAGCACCATAGAAACCATCAACACCTTCCACAACAGCCATATTACCGTTAACATTGATTTTTGCACCCATTTTTTTAAGTTCGCTGACATACTTATATCTTGAATCCCATACTGTTTCGATAACTGTACTAAGACCGTCAGATAATGCAAGAAGTGTTGTAATAATTGGTTGCATATCGGTAGGGAAGCCCGGATAAGGCATAGTTTTAACAGTTGATTTATTAAATCTTTCTTTATAGTATATTCTTATAGAATCACCAAATTCTTCAACACCAACATTCATTTCTTCAAGTTTTGCACTGATTGGCTCTAAGTGTTTAGGAATAATGTTTTTAATAGTTACATCGCCTTTTGTGGCTGCTGCCATAACCATATAAGTACCTGCTTCAATCTGGTCCGGTATAATGGCATATCTTGTACCACTGAGTTTTTCAACACCTTTAATTTTAATAATATCAGTACCTGCGCCTTTGATTTTTGCACCCATAGAGTTTAAGAAGTTGGCAAGGTCAACAACATGAGGTTCTTTAGCAGCATTTTCAATAGTAGTAGTACCTTGTGCCTTAACAGCAGCAAGCATAATATTCATTGTTGCACCGACAGAAACAGTATCAAGGAAGACATTGTTTCCAACAAGTTCAGTAGCATCTGCACTGATTCTTCCACCTTTAACAACAACTTTTGCGCCTAATGCTTCAAACCCTTTTATATGTAAGTCCATTGGTCTGTCTCCAAGGTTGCAACCACCAGGAAGCGCAATATCTGCATGCATATATTTTGATAAAAGAGCGCCTATAAAGTAGTATGATGCACGCATTTTGCTTGTAAGTTCAAAAGAACAGGTTGTTGTAGTAAGATTTGTACAATCTATTTTAATAGTATTTTTATCAAGAATTTCGATTTTAGCACCTAACTGATTAAGAATTTTAATCTGAAGTTCTATATCCTGAATCATAGGAACATTTTCAATAATACAAGGCTCGTCCGCTAAGATAGCAGCAGGAACAATGGCAACAGCGGCGTTTTTTGCACCACTTATAACAACAGAGCCATTTAAAGGTTTACCCCCTGTGATTATATATTTTTCCACTCCGTACACTCCCTTTTACAATCTATAA contains:
- a CDS encoding MBL fold metallo-hydrolase translates to MVSFVSLYSGSSKNASLLKYKNTNILVDCGGSFKQIKDQLSKVDMNISDIDALFITHSHSDHINALPMIINNTEVPIYTSYGTHEEIFDKGINMPKYRRIIIPDKQEFSIGNIDASAFKTPHDTKFSIGFNFYLGNKSASYATDIGYMSDELLQEFKGRDFLFFESNHDVEMLKNSKRAEFIKQRILSNEGHLSNETSALYSSKLVKMGLKRLMLGHLSGEANTPELAYNVTKEKMESEGIKINNDLLLSVATRDVLSEIITF
- a CDS encoding UDP-N-acetylglucosamine 1-carboxyvinyltransferase → MEKYIITGGKPLNGSVVISGAKNAAVAIVPAAILADEPCIIENVPMIQDIELQIKILNQLGAKIEILDKNTIKIDCTNLTTTTCSFELTSKMRASYYFIGALLSKYMHADIALPGGCNLGDRPMDLHIKGFEALGAKVVVKGGRISADATELVGNNVFLDTVSVGATMNIMLAAVKAQGTTTIENAAKEPHVVDLANFLNSMGAKIKGAGTDIIKIKGVEKLSGTRYAIIPDQIEAGTYMVMAAATKGDVTIKNIIPKHLEPISAKLEEMNVGVEEFGDSIRIYYKERFNKSTVKTMPYPGFPTDMQPIITTLLALSDGLSTVIETVWDSRYKYVSELKKMGAKINVNGNMAVVEGVDGFYGAPVLATDLRAGAAMLIAGLSAEGTTEISEIYHIDRGYERVVEKIEALGGTIRRVSI